Proteins from a single region of Thermodesulfovibrionia bacterium:
- a CDS encoding DUF6448 family protein gives MKMNKFIILSSFMVLIFAMLFGGSKLVPDASAHCDTMNGPVIKQAQKALDAGDVNLILMWVQKKDVAVIKKAFDSTLSVRKLNPQAKELADMYFFETLVRIHREGEGAPYTGIKSADAVVEPGIDAADKAIENGSVDHLAEEISTIVANGIRERFKDVMEKKKHINESVDAGREYVESYVTFIHYVEKLHLAASEGSEHHAAPAEAGTEKKHVH, from the coding sequence ATGAAAATGAACAAGTTTATTATTCTCTCTTCATTTATGGTCCTGATCTTTGCCATGCTTTTCGGCGGCAGCAAATTAGTACCTGATGCATCTGCGCACTGCGACACCATGAACGGGCCGGTTATTAAACAGGCGCAAAAAGCATTAGATGCAGGGGATGTAAACCTTATCCTTATGTGGGTGCAGAAGAAAGATGTAGCTGTGATTAAAAAGGCTTTTGATAGTACGTTATCTGTACGTAAGTTAAACCCGCAGGCGAAAGAACTTGCCGACATGTATTTTTTTGAAACATTGGTCCGTATTCATCGCGAGGGCGAAGGCGCGCCGTATACAGGGATAAAATCTGCCGATGCAGTGGTCGAGCCCGGCATAGACGCAGCTGATAAGGCTATAGAGAACGGTTCTGTTGACCATCTGGCTGAAGAGATCTCCACTATTGTCGCAAACGGGATACGCGAACGTTTTAAAGATGTAATGGAAAAAAAGAAACACATTAATGAAAGTGTAGACGCCGGGCGTGAGTACGTTGAATCATATGTTACGTTCATTCATTATGTAGAAAAGCTTCACCTTGCTGCTTCTGAAGGCAGCGAACATCATGCTGCTCCGGCAGAAGCAGGAACAGAAAAGAAGCATGTACATTGA
- a CDS encoding methyltransferase, with product MADEDLIGLRRLYSGFMASRVILTANNLGVFDHLKKPSAASAVSKKIKTDARAMEIVLDALTGIGLVIKSKDGKYRNAPVSTRYLVKGASLYQGDIVRHASGMWEGFSHLDEVVRTGRPAERRRDHEAFIMGMHNLTILRTESLIKAIGIKDVKTMLDLGGGPGTNAMAMAKKGVKATIFDLPATIAIAKKVARRDGIKGITYIAGDFHVDSIGSGYDLILLSQILHAFSIEENIALLRKCMTALNPGGRVVVQEFPINEARTAPPHSAIFSVNMLMSTPNGRCYTTKEIKHWLSETGYKKIAVKNTPETVCIEGRKE from the coding sequence ATGGCAGATGAAGATCTCATAGGATTAAGAAGGCTCTATTCAGGATTTATGGCTTCAAGGGTAATACTCACGGCGAATAACCTCGGAGTCTTTGACCATCTGAAAAAACCTTCGGCAGCTTCAGCTGTTTCAAAAAAAATAAAGACCGATGCTCGTGCCATGGAGATAGTGCTTGATGCGCTTACCGGCATTGGTTTGGTTATTAAAAGTAAAGATGGAAAGTATCGCAATGCTCCTGTAAGCACCCGCTATCTTGTGAAAGGCGCCAGCCTCTATCAGGGTGATATCGTCAGGCACGCATCAGGCATGTGGGAAGGTTTCTCTCATCTTGACGAAGTGGTCAGAACAGGCCGCCCGGCAGAGCGCAGGCGCGACCATGAGGCGTTTATCATGGGGATGCATAACCTCACCATCCTCCGTACAGAGAGCCTTATTAAAGCGATCGGGATCAAAGATGTAAAGACGATGCTCGACCTCGGCGGCGGCCCCGGCACCAATGCGATGGCTATGGCAAAGAAGGGAGTGAAGGCAACAATCTTCGACCTGCCAGCGACGATAGCGATCGCCAAAAAGGTCGCGCGCCGCGATGGGATAAAGGGCATCACTTACATTGCCGGGGATTTTCATGTGGACAGTATAGGCTCAGGATATGACCTCATCCTCTTAAGCCAGATCTTGCATGCCTTTTCAATCGAGGAGAATATCGCGCTTTTGAGAAAGTGCATGACAGCCCTCAATCCCGGAGGCAGGGTAGTTGTGCAGGAGTTCCCAATCAACGAAGCCCGCACAGCCCCGCCGCATAGCGCTATCTTCTCAGTGAACATGCTAATGAGTACGCCAAATGGCCGGTGCTACACTACCAAAGAGATCAAACATTGGCTTTCTGAAACAGGGTATAAAAAGATAGCTGTGAAGAATACACCTGAGACGGTATGTATTGAGGGGAGAAAAGAGTGA